One genomic segment of Gemmatimonadota bacterium includes these proteins:
- a CDS encoding gliding-motility protein MglA, whose protein sequence is MSLINYASREINCKIVYYGPGLGGKTTNLEYVYEKVAPSSKGKLISLATETERTLFFDFLPVDLGTIRGFKTRFHLYTVPGQVYYNASRKLILKGVDGVVFVADSQLERMEANLEAMQNLYDNMTQHGYDLTKLPFVIQYNKRDLPNAAPIADLDAALNPGWTVDDPTRQRVTPDPYRQGEYLVREVDGMWVERVPTFEAVAVRGDGVFDTLKAVSKLVLKTLG, encoded by the coding sequence ATGTCCCTGATCAACTACGCGTCGCGCGAGATCAACTGCAAGATCGTCTACTACGGCCCCGGACTCGGCGGCAAGACGACCAACCTCGAGTACGTCTACGAGAAGGTCGCGCCATCGTCGAAGGGAAAGTTGATCTCGCTCGCGACCGAGACGGAACGGACGCTCTTCTTCGACTTCCTCCCGGTCGACCTCGGCACCATCCGCGGCTTCAAGACGCGCTTCCATCTGTACACGGTGCCGGGGCAGGTCTACTACAACGCCTCGCGCAAGCTGATCCTCAAGGGCGTCGACGGCGTGGTCTTCGTCGCCGACTCGCAGCTCGAGCGGATGGAAGCCAACCTCGAGGCGATGCAGAACCTGTACGACAACATGACGCAGCACGGCTACGACCTGACCAAGCTGCCGTTCGTGATCCAGTACAACAAGCGCGACCTCCCGAACGCCGCGCCGATCGCCGACCTCGACGCCGCGCTCAATCCGGGCTGGACCGTCGACGACCCGACGCGCCAGCGCGTGACGCCCGATCCGTACCGCCAGGGCGAATACCTCGTGCGCGAGGTCGACGGCATGTGGGTCGAGCGGGTGCCGACCTTCGAGGCGGTGGCGGTGCGCGGCGATGGCGTCTTCGACACCCTCAAGGCCGTGAGCAAGCTGGTACTCAAGACACTCGGATGA
- a CDS encoding CDP-alcohol phosphatidyltransferase family protein, whose protein sequence is MTARPAVWNVPNILTAARIAITPVVAALPFIDGYWPKIACFVVFVSAAVTDVIDGRIARRDNLITDLGKTLDPLADKLLLLATLGPIWYISQQRHAMYDIPVWGSIPLWVCLLLIGRELAMTIFRAWAERRGVVIAAENAGKTKAALQNVFIGGTLAWFAFRDAFRLLGWTSTPFAHWWNEFHGGFVAAALGIALTLTLYSFVMYMVQYRRLFR, encoded by the coding sequence ATGACCGCGCGCCCTGCCGTCTGGAACGTCCCCAACATCCTCACCGCCGCGCGGATTGCGATCACGCCGGTGGTGGCGGCGCTGCCGTTCATTGACGGCTACTGGCCCAAGATCGCCTGCTTCGTCGTCTTCGTTTCTGCCGCTGTCACCGACGTCATCGACGGCCGCATTGCCCGCCGCGACAACCTGATCACCGACCTCGGCAAGACGCTCGATCCACTTGCCGACAAGCTCCTCCTGCTCGCGACGCTTGGGCCCATCTGGTACATCTCGCAGCAGCGCCACGCGATGTACGACATCCCGGTGTGGGGGAGCATCCCGCTCTGGGTCTGTCTGCTGCTCATCGGCCGCGAACTCGCCATGACGATCTTCCGCGCCTGGGCCGAGCGGCGCGGCGTGGTGATCGCGGCGGAAAACGCCGGCAAGACCAAGGCCGCGCTGCAAAATGTGTTCATCGGTGGCACGCTGGCGTGGTTCGCCTTCCGCGATGCCTTCCGCCTCCTGGGCTGGACCAGCACCCCGTTCGCGCACTGGTGGAACGAGTTCCACGGCGGCTTCGTCGCTGCCGCGCTCGGCATCGCGCTGACGCTGACGCTCTATTCGTTCGTCATGTACATGGTCCAGTACCGTCGCCTCTTCCGCTGA
- a CDS encoding competence/damage-inducible protein A, with translation MGATLPVEIVTIGTELLLGFTVDTNSAFIGRTLATVGVRVARRNAVSDAPEEIRAAVDAALSRTGVVITTGGLGPTRDDISKHVIAELLGMPLEFDQGVWDELVARWTRLGRKISESNKSQAMVPTGGTVLPNKWGSAPGLWLEGPRGVVILLPGVPFEMRKLIEHEVAPRLAARGGNVVIRSRVLRTAGIPESVLGEKVGELEAEVAPLSLAYLPDVAGVDLRLTAWELDAAEADARLDEAASKLHERVGGWIYGEGEADLAAVLIEELKEREERLAIAESCTGGLLGARLTAVSGSSAVFLGGMVTYSNATKAMLLGVDPVTILKEGAVSAKVAEMMAIGAADLVGADVAVGITGIAGPDGGSEEKPVGTVWFGFSVRGVVDSARVIFPGTRDEVRARAVQAALVGLLRRVRGEAIPAGGTTI, from the coding sequence GTGGGCGCCACGCTGCCCGTCGAAATCGTCACCATCGGCACCGAGCTGCTGCTCGGCTTCACGGTGGACACCAACTCCGCCTTCATCGGCCGCACGCTCGCGACCGTCGGCGTCCGCGTCGCCCGGCGCAACGCCGTCAGCGACGCCCCCGAGGAGATCCGCGCCGCGGTCGACGCCGCGCTGAGCCGCACCGGCGTGGTGATCACCACCGGCGGCCTCGGTCCCACGCGCGACGACATCTCGAAGCATGTGATCGCCGAGCTGCTCGGGATGCCGCTCGAGTTCGACCAGGGCGTCTGGGATGAACTCGTGGCGCGCTGGACGCGCCTCGGCCGGAAGATCTCCGAGTCCAACAAGAGCCAGGCGATGGTCCCGACTGGCGGCACCGTGCTGCCGAACAAATGGGGTAGCGCGCCGGGGCTCTGGCTCGAGGGGCCGCGCGGCGTGGTGATCCTGCTGCCGGGCGTGCCGTTCGAGATGCGGAAGCTGATCGAGCACGAGGTCGCGCCGCGCCTCGCCGCGCGCGGCGGCAACGTGGTGATCCGCTCGCGCGTGCTGCGCACCGCGGGCATCCCCGAGTCGGTGCTCGGCGAGAAGGTCGGCGAGCTCGAGGCGGAGGTCGCGCCGCTCTCGCTCGCCTACCTCCCGGACGTGGCAGGGGTGGACCTGCGCCTCACGGCGTGGGAGCTCGATGCTGCCGAGGCCGATGCCCGCCTCGACGAGGCCGCGTCGAAGCTGCATGAGCGGGTCGGTGGCTGGATCTACGGTGAGGGCGAGGCCGACCTCGCGGCGGTGCTGATCGAGGAGCTCAAGGAGCGCGAGGAGCGGCTCGCGATTGCGGAGTCGTGCACGGGCGGACTGCTCGGCGCGCGACTCACCGCCGTGAGCGGATCGTCGGCCGTCTTCCTCGGCGGCATGGTCACCTACTCGAACGCGACCAAGGCGATGCTGCTCGGCGTCGACCCGGTGACGATCCTCAAGGAAGGCGCTGTCTCCGCGAAGGTGGCGGAGATGATGGCGATCGGCGCGGCCGACCTGGTGGGTGCTGATGTCGCAGTGGGGATCACCGGGATCGCCGGCCCCGATGGCGGCAGCGAGGAGAAGCCGGTCGGGACGGTCTGGTTCGGCTTCTCGGTCCGCGGCGTGGTCGACAGCGCCAGGGTCATCTTCCCGGGGACACGCGACGAGGTGCGGGCCCGGGCGGTCCAGGCTGCCCTCGTGGGGCTGCTGCGACGGGTCCGCGGCGAAGCAATTCCGGCGGGTGGGACCACGATATGA
- a CDS encoding nucleotide exchange factor GrpE produces the protein MSKKTPPSDDTPSMPEADVPELEQQTLPDEWTAEEAVPAIEAAKALAEAEDRFLRLAAEYENYRRRTAKEKAEAFDRGASAMVQRLMDELDDIDRLVSSDPETTTYEAYRAAFVLIQKKFEKELGAAGLEKIDPTGLPFDPNEHDAVAMTTLVDGAEPQTVAATFQTGYRFKGSVIRPARVQVYGDQGS, from the coding sequence ATGTCCAAGAAGACCCCGCCGTCCGACGATACGCCCTCGATGCCCGAGGCCGATGTTCCAGAGCTGGAACAGCAGACGCTTCCCGACGAGTGGACCGCCGAGGAGGCGGTCCCTGCGATCGAGGCGGCGAAGGCGCTGGCCGAGGCGGAGGATCGCTTCCTTCGGTTGGCCGCTGAATACGAGAACTACCGTCGGCGCACCGCCAAGGAGAAGGCGGAGGCGTTCGATCGTGGCGCGTCCGCGATGGTGCAACGGCTCATGGACGAGCTCGACGACATCGACCGCCTGGTGTCGAGCGATCCGGAGACGACCACCTACGAGGCGTATCGCGCGGCGTTCGTCCTGATCCAGAAGAAGTTCGAGAAGGAGCTCGGTGCGGCGGGGCTCGAGAAGATCGATCCGACCGGCCTGCCGTTCGACCCGAACGAGCACGACGCCGTCGCGATGACCACGCTGGTCGATGGCGCCGAGCCGCAGACGGTCGCCGCGACCTTCCAGACCGGCTATCGCTTCAAGGGTTCTGTCATCCGTCCGGCGCGCGTGCAGGTCTACGGCGACCAGGGCAGCTGA
- a CDS encoding J domain-containing protein, which produces MAQQDFYALLGVPDSASPEEIKKAYRKLAKQYHPDANPNNAAAVEKFKAISEANGVLSDPEKKAKYDQMRRLGAFGGFGSRQPSSAGQQRTRRTAGQPQPDEQDLGDFGSFGLGDIFSSIFGKGRRTEENEGTEPVEVSVTVPFRTAAVGGKVPVTLTMNDACATCGGTGAEPGATMTTCDECKGRGTISFGQGGFAVQRPCPACRGRGKVPSAKCHACSGIGELRTEKQILITVPPASETGTRVRLKGQGPRARAGAPAADILVTFTVEADTFFTRDGLDIMCQIPVSLSQAVLGTVVHAKTVAGTKVKLKIPAGTQSGKKFRIKGQGLEKGGQKGDQIVTVQVKIPEHLTDDQELAFRAFVDSMKT; this is translated from the coding sequence GTGGCGCAACAGGACTTCTACGCGCTGCTCGGCGTGCCCGACTCCGCTTCGCCTGAGGAGATCAAGAAGGCGTATCGGAAGCTCGCCAAGCAGTACCACCCGGATGCGAATCCGAACAACGCGGCGGCGGTCGAGAAGTTCAAGGCGATCTCCGAGGCCAACGGTGTCCTCTCCGATCCCGAGAAGAAGGCGAAGTACGACCAGATGCGCCGGCTCGGCGCGTTCGGCGGCTTCGGCTCGCGTCAGCCATCCTCGGCCGGACAGCAGCGGACGCGTCGCACGGCGGGGCAGCCGCAGCCGGACGAGCAGGACCTCGGCGACTTCGGATCATTCGGCCTGGGCGACATCTTCTCGTCGATCTTCGGGAAGGGACGGCGCACGGAAGAGAACGAGGGGACCGAACCGGTCGAAGTCTCGGTCACGGTGCCGTTCCGGACGGCGGCGGTGGGCGGCAAGGTGCCCGTGACGCTGACGATGAACGACGCCTGCGCCACGTGCGGCGGGACTGGTGCCGAGCCGGGCGCGACGATGACCACCTGCGACGAGTGCAAGGGGCGGGGGACCATTTCGTTTGGTCAGGGCGGCTTCGCGGTGCAGCGGCCCTGTCCGGCGTGTCGTGGCCGAGGCAAGGTGCCGTCGGCCAAGTGTCACGCCTGCAGTGGCATCGGCGAGTTGCGCACCGAGAAGCAGATCCTGATCACGGTGCCGCCGGCCTCGGAGACGGGGACGCGAGTGCGCCTGAAGGGGCAGGGGCCGCGCGCTCGCGCCGGTGCGCCGGCGGCCGACATTCTGGTGACCTTCACGGTCGAGGCCGACACCTTCTTCACGCGCGACGGCCTCGACATCATGTGTCAGATCCCGGTTTCGCTCTCGCAGGCCGTCCTCGGCACGGTGGTCCACGCCAAGACGGTCGCGGGTACCAAGGTGAAGCTCAAGATCCCCGCCGGCACCCAGTCCGGGAAGAAGTTCCGCATCAAGGGGCAGGGGCTCGAGAAGGGCGGCCAGAAGGGCGACCAGATCGTCACCGTGCAGGTGAAGATCCCCGAGCATCTCACGGATGATCAGGAGTTGGCGTTTCGGGCATTCGTGGATTCGATGAAGACGTGA
- a CDS encoding thioredoxin domain-containing protein: MKKTTEIGLTLGMVAVAAMLVVGRQGKVAPRLAPGLTASFASGQPLMASDLPRADTLAEWLRLGHHLGPDQPMVRIIEFGNFTCGFCLEFAAAIDTVQRKYPGLVGVTWLHFVFDSQLVRPNATTFLANASECIAHEGEFEAFYRALMVEGKSFASRRGVVQWAGNHGGVDTHTLDACLEVQGGMPRVMAHARYGIASGTYATPTWYLNKKRFVGAVRTHVLDSLVRAEMRRANEAG; encoded by the coding sequence ATGAAGAAAACCACGGAAATTGGACTGACGCTCGGGATGGTGGCCGTCGCTGCGATGCTCGTCGTGGGTAGGCAAGGGAAGGTCGCTCCCCGGCTTGCTCCCGGCCTGACGGCGTCCTTCGCTTCTGGACAGCCTCTCATGGCCTCGGACTTGCCACGTGCCGACACGCTGGCAGAGTGGTTACGTCTGGGCCATCACCTTGGGCCGGACCAGCCGATGGTTCGAATAATCGAGTTTGGAAACTTCACCTGTGGGTTCTGTCTGGAGTTTGCCGCAGCGATTGATACCGTCCAACGCAAGTACCCCGGGCTGGTTGGGGTCACGTGGCTTCACTTCGTCTTTGACAGCCAGCTGGTCCGCCCAAATGCAACGACGTTTCTAGCGAACGCGTCTGAGTGTATCGCGCACGAGGGAGAATTCGAAGCGTTTTATAGAGCCCTGATGGTTGAGGGGAAATCTTTCGCTTCGCGCAGAGGAGTCGTCCAGTGGGCGGGGAACCATGGCGGCGTAGACACGCACACCCTTGATGCGTGCCTGGAAGTCCAAGGTGGGATGCCACGCGTGATGGCCCACGCCAGGTACGGAATAGCATCCGGCACCTACGCCACTCCGACATGGTACCTGAATAAGAAGCGGTTCGTCGGCGCGGTGCGAACTCATGTGTTGGACAGTTTGGTGCGCGCTGAAATGCGCCGAGCTAATGAGGCTGGATGA